From a single Apostichopus japonicus isolate 1M-3 chromosome 12, ASM3797524v1, whole genome shotgun sequence genomic region:
- the LOC139977310 gene encoding 52 kDa repressor of the inhibitor of the protein kinase-like yields the protein MEGTHNKGNFKALIDLHIDAGDTDLQIHKEACARNATYMSKTSQNELLLCIKKYIQKTLVEQIKDSSGFYGISADEVTDISNWEQIGLVVRFLKNGEPVEKLKDFIECESCTGKVICDRILQSLQHVGLDPTLCRAQTYDGAANMAGCHNGCAKHFQKVSPRATYYHCASHELNLWLSHACKVPEIHNMVCALKSVGIFFKCSPKRQRTFEESIVNVSEKTASPEDSGAESEVDSSDSEDDSSIDDEISECGEESEENDEMQPAPDNPQFQAAKKKIKPMCETRWVERHTAFSDFEDLYQPLLLCLETISTNQGGRTWDAKSKTEANGLLHQIKSPTFIAAFQTASYLFGFTKSLSQSLQGNSMDAVDAYKHISIVRDQLRSIRQSNGRTCWSLNM from the coding sequence ATGGAGGGGACCCACAATAAGGGCAATTTCAAGGCTCTAATTGATCTACATATCGATGCTGGTGACACAGACCTGCAAATACATAAGGAAGCATGTGCTCGTAATGCAACATATATGTCAAAAACATCTCAGAACGAATTACTCCTTTGTATCAAGAAGTATATTCAAAAGACATTGGTAGAACAGATAAAAGATAGCAGCGGGTTTTATGGTATCTCCGCAGATGAAGTAACAGATATTTCGAACTGGGAACAAATCGGCCTTGTTGTCCGCTTCTTGAAAAACGGAGAGCCtgttgaaaaattaaaagaCTTCATAGAGTGTGAAAGCTGCACGGGCAAAGTAATTTGTGATCGGATCTTACAATCATTGCAGCATGTCGGATTGGACCCAACATTGTGCAGGGCACAAACATACGATGGTGCAGCAAACATGGCGGGGTGTCACAATGGATGTgcgaaacattttcaaaaagtctCCCCAAGAGCGACATATTATCATTGCGCCAGCCATGAGCTTAATTTGTGGCTGTCTCATGCCTGTAAAGTCCCAGAAATTCATAACATGGTATGTGCACTGAAGTCCGTTGGTATATTCTTTAAATGTTCCCCGAAACGACAGCGAACATTTGAAGAGAGCATTGTCAATGTGAGCGAGAAGACTGCTAGCCCTGAAGATAGTGGGGCTGAAAGTGAGGTTGATAGTAGTGATTCAGAAGATGATAGCTCCATTGATGATGAAATAAGCGAATGTGGTGAAGAGAGTGAGGAGAACGACGAGATGCAACCCGCCCCTGATAATCCTCAATTTCAAGCGgcaaagaagaaaatcaaaCCCATGTGTGAGACTAGGTGGGTGGAGCGACATACCGCATTCAGTGATTTCGAAGATTTATACCAACCACTTCTTCTGTGTctggaaaccatttccacgaaCCAAGGTGGCAGGACATGGGATGCCAAGTCAAAAACTGAGGCCAATGGCTTACTCCATCAGATAAAAAGCCCTACCTTCATCGCTGCATTTCAAACGGCCTCATATCTCTTTGGTTTCACAAAATCACTTAGTCAGTCTCTCCAAGGCAATTCAATGGATGCGGTCGATGCGTATAAACATATTAGTATCGTGAGAGATCAGTTGAGGAGCATTCGACAATCAAATGGGCGCACGTGCTGGAGTCTGAACATGTAA
- the LOC139977313 gene encoding uncharacterized protein, translating into MKLAEAKANVFKKYDNPESSDKESLLTKSDEKVDSSGVHNLIRSQTEISRMMIDQQKLVTLPRRELQIFDGKVQDYRAFIAAFEHNIEQLTDNNQDRLYYLQQLTSGRPRELVRSCMGKDPKRGYEQARRELEEEYGNDFRILSSYRKEIEMMQPIKGENSAAMKDYLTFCVVFGNAINESEILRKMDQTESIMKLVSKLPYRLRERWRLQAYRIKGKSHKLAGFHDYVEFVREQVKIATDSIYGDISMESSKACSKFRQNRKSFKGFSTIIQEQKSRSKNEGRSIEYTKCLYCGNNHMLEVCRELGSKTHEEKLIFLRTKGLCFRCLDGNHISKDCKQDRLICKVCRKLHPTVLHYGKQPERKPTSQLGDCLNQAPRETTTTVKTSCVDTQPGTSICMGAGVNKTSMPVVPVRVTSKSTDVETYAFLDTGSSDTFISENLAKQLCVSGPKTKILLSTLPNDGLVDSRFVVNLEVCDLQGLKSLPLPTVYFQKRIPVNKEDIVTQDDLRKWPYLRRVSIPDSKATEVGLLIGQNAHKTLEPWKMVNSQGDGPYAVRTCLGWTVNGPIKSGMKVHVNYVSLRTIDEMLTSQFNYDFSERISEEIPEKSRDDHQFLQQLDKSAKLVNGHYEAALPLKREDSCLPNNKDLAVQWATNMKRRFQKDPKYYEDYKGFMQGLLDKGYAVAITD; encoded by the coding sequence ATGAAGTTGGCAGAGGCAAAGGCAAATGTGTTCAAGAAATATGACAACCCAGAATCAAGTGACAAAGAAAGCCTGCTGACAAAGTCTGACGAAAAAGTTGATTCCAGTGGTGTACACAACTTGATTCGATCCCAAACAGAGATCTCAAGAATGATGATAGACCAGCAAAAGCTTGTTACACTTCCTAGGCGTGAGTTGCAAATTTTCGATGGTAAAGTTCAAGATTACAGAGCTTTTATTGCTGCTTTTGAACACAACATTGAGCAACTAACAGACAACAACCAAGATAGGCTATACTACTTACAGCAGCTTACATCTGGTAGGCCTAGAGAGCTAGTAAGAAGTTGCATGGGGAAAGACCCAAAGAGAGGTTATGAGCAGGCTAGACGAGAGCTAGAGGAGGAGTACGGCAATGACTTTAGAATCTTGAGTTCTTACagaaaagaaatagaaatgaTGCAACCTATTAAAGGAGAAAACTCAGCGGCTATGAAAGATTACCTTACATTCTGTGTTGTGTTTGGTAACGCTATTAATGAAAGTGAGATCCTCAGAAAAATGGACCAGACAGAGAGTATAATGAAGTTGGTTAGCAAACTTCCTTATAGACTACGAGAAAGATGGCGCTTGCAAGCCTACAGAATCAAAGGGAAGAGTCATAAGTTAGCAGGATTCCACGACTATGTTGAGTTTGTCAGAGAACAAGTGAAGATAGCAACCGACTCGATTTACGGTGACATAAGTATGGAGAGTTCAAAGGCCTGTAGTAAATTCAGGCAAAACAGAAAGTCCTTTAAAGGTTTCAGTACAATTATACAGGAGCAGAAATCAAGATCCAAGAACGAAGGAAGGAGTATAGAATATACTAAATGCTTGTATTGTGGCAATAACCACATGCTAGAAGTCTGCAGAGAATTGGGCTCCAAAACACATGAAGAAAAGTTGATCTTCCTACGTACTAAAGGACTGTGCTTCAGATGTCTTGATGGTAATCATATAAGTAAAGATTGCAAGCAGGATAGACTTATTTGTAAAGTATGTCGGAAACTGCACCCTACAGTACTTCATTATGGTAAACAGCCCGAACGTAAGCCCACAAGCCAATTGGGTGACTGCTTAAACCAAGCACCCAGAGAAACAACCACTACAGTAAAGACGAGTTGTGTTGACACCCAACCAGGGACTAGTATCTGTATGGGGGCCGGAGTCAATAAGACATCCATGCCTGTTGTGCCAGTGCGAGTGACATCTAAGTCAACAGATGTCGAGACTTATGCCTTCTTAGACACTGGTAGTTCTGACACCTTTATCTCAGAGAACCTTGCTAAGCAGTTGTGTGTCAGTGGACCTAAGACCAAAATACTGTTAAGTACACTGCCGAATGATGGACTGGTGGATAGCcgatttgttgtgaatttagaAGTGTGCGACCTACAAGGACTGAAATCCTTGCCATTGCCAACAGTGTACTTCCAAAAACGGATTCCAGTTAACAAAGAAGACATTGTTACTCAAGATGATTTGAGAAAATGGCCTTACTTGAGAAGAGTCTCAATACCGGACTCAAAGGCAACGGAAGTTGGATTGCTCATTGGACAAAATGCCCATAAAACATTAGAACCATGGAAAATGGTTAACAGCCAGGGAGATGGACCCTATGCTGTACGTACATGTCTGGGATGGACTGTGAATGGTCCAATAAAGAGTGGCATGAAGGTTCATGTCAACTACGTCAGTTTGCGGACTATAGATGAAATGTTAACTTCTCAGTTTAACTACGACTTCAGCGAAAGGATTTCAGAAGAGATACCTGAAAAATCTAGAGATGATCACCAATTCCTCCAACAGTTAGATAAGTCAGCAAAGTTGGTGAATGGTCACTATGAAGCAGCCCTACCTCTTAAACGAGAAGATTCTTGCTTGCCAAACAATAAAGACTTGGCAGTGCAATGGGCTACCAACATGAAACGTCGTTTTCAGAAGGATCCAAAGTACTATGAGGACTACAAAGGTTTCATGCAAGGGCTGCTGGATAAAGGCTATGCAGTTGCGATAACAGATTAA